A segment of the Deltaproteobacteria bacterium genome:
GCTGCCCGCTGCACAGATCGTCGTGAATACCCATGGGGTAATGAGCCCGTATCGCAAGATCGAGCAAACTTTGCCGATCGCAATCTAGCTATTTGGAGTGGCAACTCTGCCATTGATGATGGTGCCGTGTTTACAGCACCCGTTGGTAGCTACACGGGCGGCGCAAGCCCGTATGGAGTGCTCGATTTGGCTGGCAATGTTAGCGAGCGCGTGGCTGACCGTTACGGCGAGACGTACTATGCCGCATCAACAGATCATAATCCATCCGGTCCGTGGAGTAGGGAATACGTTGTCACACGTGGCGGCTCGTGGAGTCGTGCCGAGCGCTATTTACAGAGTACCTATCGTGTTCGATACTATCGCCACAACCGTGCAGCAGCTTTAGGTTTTCGCTGCGCGGCAACCGCTCTAGGGGCACCAGAAACCGAAGAACACGTCATTTTCGCTTCCTGGCGATCTCCTGTCGCACCCGCGGATCTAGCAGCACAATTGCGTGTGTTTTTGGGTCGATGGGAAGGCTTCGAGATGAATCCACCTGTTCGTAAAGATCTGAAAATCGCTCTCTTTATAGAAGATATCGGTGTGACTGAGGGCAAAGCTCTTGTTTGGATGGGTACCAACCTACAGTTTCCAATGGTTGTTGACGAGGTGAGCTTTCGAGTCAACATGCACACATCCAACGCGCCAGAGATTGAAATCGTTATTACCAAAGGTGGGTCCTTATTAAGGACAACGAAATTGCGTTTTGACACAACAACAGGCGAGCTAATAAGCCCGGCAGATTGTCCGCGGCAGTGGGTTCTTACACGAGATCGATCGTTTGTATTGCATGGTGACTATGAAAGTTACCTCGCGAAAAAAGGCATCACCGCAAAGACGTATGAACCTTCTAGCACTTGGCGAATATACGGGCGAGGATACCTTGTTTATCTTCCCCCTACGCAAAAGATCGAGAAAGAGCGCCGATGGCCCTTGCTGCTATTTTTGCATGGCGCAGGCGACCGCGGTGACAATATCCTGGCATTAGCAAAAGCAAGCCCGTTTGCCATGATCCGAGAAAAAGGGCCTCTGCCATTTGTTATCGTAGCACCCCTGCTATCGCGTGCGGATCATCTTTTTACCTTTTCTGAGAGCTATATCGATGGTGTGCTTGAGCTTGCGCGCAAAGAATATCCCATCGATCCAATGCGTATTTATGTAACGGGCCTAAGCTTAGGTGGCGAAGCTACGTGGCGCTTTGCACTTTACCGTCCAAATATTCTTGCCGCTATTGCACCGCTTGCGGCGTTTACGCTAGGCAATCCAAACATGATCAGCCTTCGCAGTCTGCCGGTTTGGGCTATCCACGGAGCAAACGACACCATTATCCCGGTAGCGATGGGGCAAAAACCGGTCGCTGCTCTTCGCGCTGCTTCTGGAAACGTTCAATTTAGCGTGTTACCAGATCACGACCATGATGTCTGGACCGATACTTACACAGATCCAAAATTCTATGAGTGGCTATTGCAACACTCACGTTGAAGTCATTGATAGATTGGCTTTATAGCGGAGACTCGCGGGCCGCAGGCTAGAAATTCCTTGGAGTCGGAGTTAACGAGCATCTCATCAACACGGTCGGCCATCAACATGCTGATCGTCGAGACCAATGAATCACTAGGAGTAAATTTAACAGGCAGTTTTTATACTAGAGCAGTGCGAAAATAATTCTGCACCGCGCTTTCATAAACTACCTCGGATTTAGCGGGTGGATTAACCTTTTTACCCGCACCCATCGGAAGCGTACGGATTTGCTTACAGACCGGCGAGATGAGCTGATAGCTACGTAGACAGCAACGGCGTGTTGGCGCTAATTTCGCTTATGAGCTTACTTATATTGAAATCCTATCCCAGTCGGGTTTTACTTGCTTGGCGTGAAGGATAAAGTCTTGTTTTATTTATGTGTTCGCGAAGCATGTCTGAGCGAACACCAATTGGTGATAAACCAATTATCTTAAAAAAAACCAGATTTTATCTAAACTTTAACCTCAATTCAGAAAAATATTTAAGTATTTTAATATGTTATCTTTTTTTGCTATTTACTATTAAGATCTTTTAAAAATTTTTTTAATACTAGAAAGCAAATTAATTCGAATAAATAGCTAAGCTACTTAAAAAGCTATATATAAAAAAGCTAGTTGCTATTAAAATAGTAAAAAAAGGTTGGAGAAAAAATGTCTCAGCCCTCGTCAGATAAAATAGAAATACATCCATTAGTTATTGAAATAATTGATGCCATTACATTCAATAAAAAAAATGATTTAACTATAATTCCAGAAAAAAAATTTATAACTTACCGATCTAAATTAAAACAATTAAAACATGAAATAACTATTTTTGAGCATCTGGTTGTAATATACACGCGTTTACTTAAAAGTGACCTAGAAACTGTTGCTAACCAATTTTTAGAGTTAGCTAAAATAGGATTAGTCTCAGCAAATTTAAATAACGTAATTGATGATACTCAGGCTCAACAATTAATAAATATTAAAGAACCAATAACTCCACCTCAGACTTTGGGATTAAAAAAACCTGATAAAGTATTGTCAGATATTTTTAAAATAAAACAAAAAAAATAGCAACCTCAATTAGAGTGTATCCCTTAAAAAATGATAAAATAAGTCGATTACATATATTGTTGGCCTAACAAACATTATGCAGACCATTATTTTCAGTAACTTTATTAAAGTAAGATACTTCAATGACACGCCCAAGTCATATTGCTATTTTTTTTTTATGGGGATACCTACCGTTATATTACATATTTGTGCATATTTCTTTACTAATTCGCTAACATCTATTGAATAATCCAAAAATATTTTTCGTTCTTGTTTTTCTAATACTTCTAACTTTTTCTCGCATTCATTTAATTTTTCTTTTTCTACTATCTTTTTCATATCCTTATTTAATTTTTCTTTTTCTATTTCTAATTGACCTAGTTTCCGATTAAAATAATTAAAACATACATACCATTCTTCTACAAAGGTTTTAATATTGTCTTCATTTGGTTTCCAATACTTTAATTTACTGATTGCTATTTCTTTTAATGTTTTTAATTGGTTAATATATTCATTGCTCTTATCTGTTTTAGCTTTCTCTTGTTCTATCATATGCGACAATAAATCTATCGTAAATACGAGGTCAGAAATAAGATTATTATGAAGTTGATTTCCACTATACATGGCACCAGATTTTGTTTTATCACCATAGACAATTTCTATTCCACCTTCTATTACTTCAAAAATTAAACATCTTTTCGCAATTGGTGAATCATCACTTTCTGAGCGTGCAATTGGTCTAATACCCCATATGGGTGCTTCTTCGCATTCAAATGCAATTACTATCCTAGGATTTTCGCGAAATTGTTGGGATGAAATTGTCACTTCTCGGTTTTTATTAGCAGTACCACCATTATAATAGTACTTATCAGTGGTTTCATCGTATCCAATATTAATTTTATAGCTATGAGTTTCGGATAATTTTGGCATTGATTTATAAGTAATAGAAGAAACAATTTTTGTGGCGTATACATCATCTGCTATATTGCCATCTGCTTTATTTTTATTGTCAAAATTTAAACCGGCTTTTTGAAAACTACTTTTAAGTTCGCCTAAGCTTGTTGAACGCTTAAGGCCAATTGCAAATTCATATTTTTCACCGATAGAAAATTTTATGCCACTAGGACCATTGGCCATTTTAACTTTAGAAATGTTACCGCCAATTGTATTGTCACCCATTTGCAACCTCAGTTATTCTTTTTCTGGCAAAATGCTAATTTTCAGCCCTAATTTTGAAACTTTAATTTTTTTATTTTCAACAGCATATGCCACCTTTGACATCTGCTTTACTTGCTTATCGGCAGTATATTCCGATTTGTTCTCTCTTTTTTTTGAATTATTCCACACTAATATTACACTCATCAAATTTGTCAATAATTTCGGCGAGTTATAACAGTGCATTTGATCTCTTATGTGTTAATTTTTTTTAAATTACTGCGCGCTGCGCTATTTTTTAAGTTAGGATCATTAAGTTCTTCAAGCGGCTGACTATCACGCAATGCTTGAGCCGCCTCATTCATATCTTTTTCAAGTTGTAGCAAATGACGCTTATGTTGACGAAAAAACCATTTTTTTTGAATATCAGGAATAGCCGGAGCAGCCACCATAAATACAAAAGGTATCCACTTCTCCCATAAAGGGATAAATGGTGCCCAAATTAAAAAACCACCGATAGCTAAGCCAGTAAGGCTAAGAATAATTCGTGATATTACATCACCGCCACGCCAAGCACCGCCACCACGACTATCACGCACACTTTGCGGATAAGCAAAAGCCAAATAACGCCGCAATAAAATTTCTTCGAGTTCGCGTGCAACCCGGGTAAAATCAGCATCAGCACCCATCGATGCATATTGTGCCCGCAAATCATTAAGTCTTACGCGCAAGCGCGATTTGGCGTCTTTGGCAAAACCTTCGGCATCAAGGGGAAAACCAGGGCGCGCGCGTTCAAGATCTTGCAAAACATCGCGGGCAATCAACCCTAGTTCATCTTGCATAAGCATAAATCACCCAAATTGGCTAAATTGAATCTTAAATATAATACTAAATCATAATCTAAATGTTACGAGAAGCTAATTTTCCTATTGCCAGATTACCAATGGGTTACCATAGATTGACTATATCTCATTAACCTAAGTAATAATACTGATATGTCTATTGCTCAATCTCGCATTAACTCTAAGTGACAAGTTTCTATTCCTGTAAAAGTACGCCAGCGCTTAGGCGTCATACCAGGTTCTATTATTGAATGGGACGAAGTAAATGAATCTATCTGCATACGACGTGCCGGACGTTATTCTTGCACAGACATCCATAATAAAATTTTTACCCATGGTGTAAAAAAAGTTACTCCTAATTAAAGACATCAAGACAGTTACTCAATAGCCTAGTGGGCATCCTTATTCTGACGCGCGATTTTTATTCGCGATCGCTTCTTGACTAAGTGCGGTGCGAATTAAATCGTTAAGATCGATTTTTTGCACACCCATAGTATTAGTGCCACCAGGTAAAATAACAATCTTTTTGCCAGCTAAAGCTTTAGCAATACGCAATTTGACATTAGTGCGACCACCAGATGATGCCATAGCACGATTAAGCTCAATTATGCCTTTGGCCTCGTTAGTTTTTTGCGCCAGAATAGCTTCGGCTTCTTTTTGTTTTGAAAAATAATAGGCATCAGCAGATAATGAAACTTGTTTAGCTACACCTTGTTCTTGGGCGATTTGTTGCTCAACATCACCTTTAATTTTTTCAAGCTCTGCCTCCCACTTATTTTGAGCGGCTTCTTTGGCTGAACGATTGGTATTTACCTGTTGATCATATACTTTTTTGCTAACAATAGCTTTTTGATAATTGGGATGAAAACGATGGTCACCAAGGGTTACATTTTCACAAATAAGACCATATGGCTTAAAAGCTTCATTTAAAGCAGTTACCGCAGCTTGCCCGGCTTTGTATTTCTTTTCGGTATAAATTTCTTCTGAGGTAAGCGTATTTAAAGCATCACGCACGATGGTACGTGCCATCGGGCGCACTATTTTTTCTTTAAGCTCATAATCGTTTACCGCAACATTAGATAAAATATTTACTGCTTGGGTAGTATCGATGCGGTAAAGTACAGTTACGTCAACGCCAACGTCATTACCATCAAGTGTTTTAAACTCAATATCATCAAGGGTGTCACGATCACCTTCGTTAACTTTTGAGGTCATCTCTAAACGTTGAGTGCGTGTACTATAGGTGTACCAATCGTTTACAAATGGTAAAAAGAAGTAGGTTCCGCCTGGGGCATAAACTTTCTCATCAATACCGGTTAATTTATTTACCCGAATACCTACTTCATTAGCCTCAGTGCTACGAGTTGCGCAACCAGTAGAGAAATTAGCAAAAAACCAGGCAGTGCAAACTACTGCTAAAATGTGAAGATTAATGTTGGTTTTCATTATTTTGCCCCCACTAAGCGCAGCATTTGGTTAACATCTAATGGGTTAACACCACTCTTATCATCAGAAACAACAATTAGGCTTATGCCTTCAAGCACTTTGGCCATTTCAAGCGCCACTAAATTATCAGAGCCTGATGACGCATAAGCTTTATTGACTAGTTGCGTACCCTTGGCCTCGGCAACTTTTACTAACATATCACCCTCAGATTCTTTCTTGCGACGATATAACCCTGCTTCGGCTCTGATCTTTATTACTTCGGCTTCACCGCGTTTGCGCTCAACTGCCCCAGCCGCCTCACCTTCTGACTCAATTTTACGCCTTGCTGCATCTTCTTTGGCTGCTTCACCCATTGAACGATTAGTGAAAACTAATTGATCTTGCACTTTGCGGTTTTCAATTTGTTGTTGATAACCTTCTTCGTAGTAATATTGACGCACCAGTATATGTTCAACTTTTATCCCCACTTCTTTAAGCAGTTTGTTCATTTGTTCTTGGGCTGACAAACAACGCTCAATGCGGTGAGATTCGTGATAAAAATCTTCAGCTAATAACTGACCCAAATTTTCTTTAAGCGCCAATACTGCTTTAGGAATAACCGCCGCATCTTCAAATAAACGTTTTGGGCCAATCTTAGTCATAACCGCATAAGGGTCAGTGATACGGAAAAGCACTGTGACATCAACTTGAACCTTACCGCCATCAGAAGTATCAATCTCGATACGTTTTATGCGTCGAACGCCTTGTGCACTATTTGATGCTTCACGCGAATTGTTAGTCATTTCTAATGATTGCACCGCAGTTGGGAAACGATGAATGGTTACCCCAGGGCCGGTGAATACCCATTGGCCACCTTCAATTACTTCTTTTGAAACACCGCCAGTATAACGTGATTCTTTAATACCAGCTTCGTATGGCCTTACGTAATCAACACAAGAACCCCAAAATATCATAAGCACCAAAAAAACAATGCCTGCCATAAATAAGGCTGGCTTACGCAACCAGCGCTGTAT
Coding sequences within it:
- a CDS encoding prohibitin family protein, which encodes MKTNINLHILAVVCTAWFFANFSTGCATRSTEANEVGIRVNKLTGIDEKVYAPGGTYFFLPFVNDWYTYSTRTQRLEMTSKVNEGDRDTLDDIEFKTLDGNDVGVDVTVLYRIDTTQAVNILSNVAVNDYELKEKIVRPMARTIVRDALNTLTSEEIYTEKKYKAGQAAVTALNEAFKPYGLICENVTLGDHRFHPNYQKAIVSKKVYDQQVNTNRSAKEAAQNKWEAELEKIKGDVEQQIAQEQGVAKQVSLSADAYYFSKQKEAEAILAQKTNEAKGIIELNRAMASSGGRTNVKLRIAKALAGKKIVILPGGTNTMGVQKIDLNDLIRTALSQEAIANKNRASE
- a CDS encoding SUMF1/EgtB/PvdO family nonheme iron enzyme — encoded protein: MILSLTLLKLSVAVNTSNVSYSAGAARISPVDGMTQVYVPAGAFTMGSSDKSIKRYLAQCKACKGEWFVDQKPQHQVTLDAFWIDKTEVTNAMFEQFVAATGYRTEGEILGSGIVFNQAAKDWRLVQGADWRHPQGPQSNLLGLDNHPVVHVTQSDAIAYCEWAGRRLPTEAEWEKAARCTDRREYPWGNEPVSQDRANFADRNLAIWSGNSAIDDGAVFTAPVGSYTGGASPYGVLDLAGNVSERVADRYGETYYAASTDHNPSGPWSREYVVTRGGSWSRAERYLQSTYRVRYYRHNRAAALGFRCAATALGAPETEEHVIFASWRSPVAPADLAAQLRVFLGRWEGFEMNPPVRKDLKIALFIEDIGVTEGKALVWMGTNLQFPMVVDEVSFRVNMHTSNAPEIEIVITKGGSLLRTTKLRFDTTTGELISPADCPRQWVLTRDRSFVLHGDYESYLAKKGITAKTYEPSSTWRIYGRGYLVYLPPTQKIEKERRWPLLLFLHGAGDRGDNILALAKASPFAMIREKGPLPFVIVAPLLSRADHLFTFSESYIDGVLELARKEYPIDPMRIYVTGLSLGGEATWRFALYRPNILAAIAPLAAFTLGNPNMISLRSLPVWAIHGANDTIIPVAMGQKPVAALRAASGNVQFSVLPDHDHDVWTDTYTDPKFYEWLLQHSR
- a CDS encoding SPFH domain-containing protein, yielding MTENTASKKISAIQRWLRKPALFMAGIVFLVLMIFWGSCVDYVRPYEAGIKESRYTGGVSKEVIEGGQWVFTGPGVTIHRFPTAVQSLEMTNNSREASNSAQGVRRIKRIEIDTSDGGKVQVDVTVLFRITDPYAVMTKIGPKRLFEDAAVIPKAVLALKENLGQLLAEDFYHESHRIERCLSAQEQMNKLLKEVGIKVEHILVRQYYYEEGYQQQIENRKVQDQLVFTNRSMGEAAKEDAARRKIESEGEAAGAVERKRGEAEVIKIRAEAGLYRRKKESEGDMLVKVAEAKGTQLVNKAYASSGSDNLVALEMAKVLEGISLIVVSDDKSGVNPLDVNQMLRLVGAK